A region of the Echeneis naucrates chromosome 22, fEcheNa1.1, whole genome shotgun sequence genome:
AGATTGTTAATTTAATTCTGTATAAGATGTTTATGTATAAGATTTACACAGAGCAGAGCCAGTCCTGATTGGAcgagcagatgatgatgatgatgatgacaatatTAGTGACAGTATTTTTGTCATATAATAAACATTTGTATTGCTGATTTTAAAGGTGCTGAGTCATTATTTTCCTTAATCACACACCTGACTCTTCATCAGTCCTAAACCTCCACCCAGTCCAGGCGATCTGGATTCAGTTGGAACTGTTCCCAAACAAGATCTGATGTAAAGGAGGAAAAGATGTGACCAGAAGGGGGTGTGTCCTTCCTAAGAGCACCTTTAAGCTTTAAGTGTAATATTCATATGTATGATATAACAGTGAGCTGAGGGTCTCTGGTCCTTCATCATCCAGACAGAAGATGATGATATTTTATGGGGGGGTCCATCCCCATCTTAGtatttcagtgaaatgtttctttgtggGTGGAACAGCAGCAAAGATCGTTCATTATCATGATGTTTCAGTCGGATGTGGCCAGTGTTGTTCACCCGGTTTATTTTCGTATTCGTCgctgtttcttttaatttttcattgtcattttgatCTCCCTGAGATTCGTGACATCACTCGTTTTTACTGGGGCACATCGTGGCGTCAGCTCAGAACTCAGTACTCAGGCTGTGGTCGGTGAATATCTGTCGGAGTGTGCCGTCTTCTTGTCCCGCCTCTCTGCGCTCTGACGTGGCGCCGGAGCGCCGCCATGTTGTTTTGCTTCGTTGTCAGTGCAGAGCAGCGGCGGCGGTAAGTCTGAGTTGCCTTCACACACAGTCTCACCTGGACCCGAGCGGCCCGGGTTTCAGCTGGGCTCTGTCGGTCCTGGACCTGtcacctgtgtgacgtcagtgACCTGCGGAGTCTGACGCTGTTGGCTGACCCTGCAGCCCGAACTCAGGGGAGCAGGGGAGGTCCGGGTCCAGGTGAGGTGGACAGGTATCTGGACCAGAGGACTGTCAGGGTACCTGCTGACGTAACAGCTGTGTTTGTCCGGCTAgactttaaatgttttgctgaGTGACGTCATCGCTGATCAGCTGTGATTGGTTGGGTCAGAACCAGAATCCCTCTTTAGTTCTGCTGTTCCGGACCATCTAAAGTTCAGCAAGCTTTAAAGTCTGACGGCGGCGGGAATGACGATTTTCTGTATCTGTGCTTTATCAATCTGAGCCAATATTTGTCGTTGATGTAACCCAGACACGACGTCACACTAAGGGGTCTGATCACGTGTCGCTGAAAGTTCACAAAAGGTCATTGATGGAGTCCATTCGGGGTCTGAAGGGCGTGGCTTCTCAACAAATCAACACAGCGCCGCCATGTGGCTGATTGGACTGGAGCTGATCAATAGGCTGTCAGAAGTGTGTGATGGTGAATAACTAATATTGTCTGGTTGTCCCCTGTCACAGTGTGTCTCACCCCCTCCCCGGGTCCCTGCATTGCCATGGCAACCTTTCCTGAGTACATTGCTCAAAATGAGGAGCGTGACGGCGTCCGCTTCAGCTGGAACGTTTGGCCGTCCAGCAGGCTGGAGGCGACCCGGATGGTGGTTCCAGTGGCAGCTCTGTTCACTCTGCTGAAGGAGAGACCAGACCTGCCTCCGATCCAGTACGAACCAGTTCTCTGCAGCCGGGCCACCTGCCGAGCCGTACTGAACCCCCTCTGGTAGGCATATCACCTGTCTGTCCCCTTtttttggtctagacctgctctatatgtaaagtgcattgatgtaaCATAGTTATGATTTAGcgcaatataaataaatctgatttgatttaatttgatttctgtcATGTCTGTCTCCTCACACCTATCCGTCCGTCACCTATCTGTCAGCTCATACCTGTCTGGAGGACTTTGGACATTCTTTAAAAGGCGATTGAAGACATCTTTTTAGACCTGTGTTGCCTATTTCATGTAGAATCAGAACCAGAAAAGACTTTATTATTGTTGTATATACTGACATCTGTGCTTTATTATAAATATCTCATATCAATAAAAGCAATAACTAAATTAAATTGTCTGTTTTAATGGGAttctctgtttttatgtctgttaGTACCTTTGTGGTTATTGTGAAACACTTTgtggtgttctttttttttcttttttttttaaagctgctgtatAAACTTTTACTTCCTGACTCTCAACTGTGTGTTTCAGCCAGGTGGACTACAGAGCGAAGCTGTGGGCCTGTAATTTCTGCTACCAGAGAAACCAGGTACAGTCTACCTGAGATGTTCTGTCGTGTTTGTTGGTCAAAGAAAAATTAATGTTTGACACTTTGttccatgtgtgtctgttgtgtttcagtttccTCCATCCTATGCTGGTATTTCTGAGGTGAACCAACCTGCTGAGCTACTCCCTCAGTTCTCCACCATCGAATATGTAGTCCAGGTAAGACTCTTTTACAGATGGGGACACCTTTTGACAGATGGGGAAAGCTGAGGACAATTGTGTACATGTGTAGAGATGGGGGGTGGATTTGGACAGGTGGGAACAGGTAAGGGCACGGGCGCATGGCTGGGGAGGCATTATCAGGTGTGTAATCTGGTCTGGTTTCTGTCCTCAGCGGGGCCCCCAGATGCCCCTGGTTTTCCTGTATGTGGTGGACACCTGTATGGAAGACGAAGACCTGCAGGCTCTGAAGGAGTCTCTGCAGATGTCCCTGTCTCTGCTGCCGCCGACCGCACTGGTTGGACTCATCACTTTTGGACGCATGGTCCAGGTTCACGAGCTTGGCTGCGAAGGGATCTCCAAGAGCTACGTCTTTAGGGGGACCAAGGACCTGAATGCCAAGCAGCTGCAGGTAATGGATCAGACCTTTTTCACCTGCACACCACTGACCAATCACCAGGTAAGGggctgtgatgtcacatttgATGGATGTGTTAAAGCTAACAACAGTCGTCAATCTGTGACTTATAGGAGATGCTGGGTCTCACCAAACCCTCGGCCCCCCAGGGACGAGGTCCTCAGACAGCCCAGCAGCCTCTATCCAACAGGTACACCACCCCTCCACCTGCCCCCCACTCcccacccaaacacacaaacagggctGGAGTTTCTTGAAGTCCAGAACCTGAACTGTGGTCTGACTGCAGGTTCCTGCAGCCGGTGCAAAAGATCGACATGAACCTGACCGACCTGCTGGGGGAGCTGCAACGGGACCCTTGGCCCGTCACTCAGGGGAAGAGACCTCTGCGTTCGTTGGGTGTCGCCATGTCCATCGCAGTTGGTCTGTTGGAGGTGAGGGGGGATCTTCAACAGCAGCGGGCTTCAGACAGACGCCCTTACAGAATCTCACCAGAGATTTTTTTACCCACAGTGCACATTTCCCAACACCGGCGCTCGCATCATGACATTCATCGGTGGCCCGGCAACACAAGGCCCTGGGATGGTGGTGGGAGATGAACTGAAGACCCCCATAAGGTCCTGGCACGACATCGAGAAGGACAATGCCAAGTTCATGAAGAAAGCCATCAAGGTGAGCGAAAACATCATCTCTACAAAccacagagaggtcagaggtcgccatcatcagtgtgtgtgtgtgtgtgtgtgtgtgtgttgtagcaTTACGAGTCTCTGGCGAACAGAGCATCTACAAATGGTCACATCATCGACATCTACGCCTGCGCTCTGGATCAGACTGGACTGCTGGAGATGAAATGCTGCGCCAACTACACCGGGTACTGAGGAGTGGAGTTGTTCCATGTTGTtgcactgtgttgttttgtgttgttacagtgtctcactgttgtgtgttgtttttgcagtATGTCATtatcatgttgttgtttgttgttgcaatGTGTCATCACTTAATGCAGTGTTATCGTtgatgtgtgtatctgttgtcTGTCTATAGAGGCTACATGGTGATGGCAGACTCCTTCAACACGTCTCTGTTCAAACAAACCTTCCAGAGGGTTTTCACCAAAGATGTACAGGGATCCTTTAAGATGGCCTTTGCCGCCACGCTGGAGGTCAAGGTATTACCAATAAACATTGAGGACACATAGGCCACGCCCCCAGCTCACAAGTCCCTGTGAATAAACAGCTGTGCTCTTCTTTCAGACGTCCAGGGAAATCAAAGTATCTGGAGCAATCGGACCTTGCGTGTCTCTGAATGCTAAAGGACCCTGCGTCTCTGAGAATGTATGTAACCAGTGGAAtacagctgacctttgacctttgagtgTGGGGTTCACAGGTGTGCTTCATCGTGTGTTACAGGAGATCGGTACTGGAGGCACATGTCAGTGGAAAGTGTGTGGTTTGGATCCCTGCACCACACTGGCTCTTTACTTTGAGGTTGTCAACCAGGTATGAACTCctaacctctgacctctgacctttagaCAGTCTGACAtcagtgtgatgctgctgaatcCCTGAGAACACCAAACTGCaggtcaacaaaaaaaatctccaactgagatgaaacagattttaatgtGACAGATGAAAGAACAACATTGACATTAGATCACTTCCTCCCATCAGCcttcattggtgtgtgtgtgtgtgtgtgtgtgtgtgtgtgtgagagagagaaatggtcGACAGTGTTGAGTGTGTTTAAGGTGTGTCATTAGAGATTAGTTAGTTTCATGATGGTTGGTTGGTTGAGAGACCTTCACTGTTCCAGATCTGCTCCGTCACTACGCTTCTCTGAAGCTCACTGCATACACATGAATTCATTTAATCAAGTTTGTGTTGTCTCAGATCAATTACTCCTGTAGTGCAGTCACCAGAAACAATGATGGCGAAGGTTCTTCTTGTTTTATCAAATAGCAACCAAGCAGGATCTTAGGTGCCACTGTTTTTCAGCAACTGTCTGCCACTTCCAGCTTTTGGCCCAAACTCCAATTCATTGTTCtaaaaaattaattttgtgtTGACATTAAGACACCATCTGTGCCATCTGTGCCACCTCCTTCTGGATGAATTTGCATGATATTTGCTCCCTGCTCTGTAGTCAAGATGGCGAGTCATATGTGAGGAACATGCTAGCATCAACCTAGCGTCGGATGGAGGTTTAGAGTGTGTTTTATGAAAACACAGTCACTGCTTCAGCTATACTGCAGGTCTGTCTGTTAATGactaaaataaagacattaaaactcaaaaataaatcttcagTGAAGCAGGATGACAATAATAAAAGTCCAGTTAATGTATTCATAAAATCAAACATATGCACTTATAAGAATTAAAAAGTATGTCGCTATGCATCTGGTCAACACAAACTCAGCTGGAAGACATGTCACAGCTGTTGGGATTCATTCGCCTGGTGACATCATGAGTCCTGGAGGTCAGTACAGATGGGATGTAACAGTCTCCAGGTCTCCACAGTCCTCCTGAGTTGGTAGAGTCCAGTCTCTCTGTTATCAGTCAGCCTGGAGCCCTGACATCTCTAAAGACGCTGATGATGACCACGTAGTGATGGTCACGGTGATGTCGGCGTGGCAGTTTTCGGTGATAATGGCGGAAGAGCTGACGTCATATGAATGCGATTGGTCGTGTGCAGGTGGAAGGCCGAGCTCTGTGACTCAAAAGGCACCTGAGAACAGGGGAACCTCTGAATAAGCCTGCTGACACTCCGTCGCACCGCCGCCCTGTAGCGTCTGGTAACAGGCACAGACAGTTATTTACATCACACAACATCACACCTGGACCTGTGGCAAATGTCACTCACGTCTGCATCAGGCAGGTGAGCCAGGGGTTGAGGGCGGAGCTGGTCAGAACCAACCAGATAGAGAGGGCGGCGCTCACAGCGGGACTCTGTTGACCGCTGAAGGTCTCATACAAACAAACTGAGATGTAAGGAAGCCAGCAGACCAGCAGACAGCCTGAGAGTGAGACAGGACAGTGAAACAgggtccaggaccaggacaggacgAACAGACAGCCTGAGAAAAGCAGAATTACTGAGCCCCCTTGATGAGAGACAGCCAGAGTCTTGAAGGTAAAATGGATCCTGATCCTCAGAGACTCTCAGCTGCTCAAGTTTCAGCTTTTCACcattgttgccatggttacagttACCCTTGATTCTGCTGTTTGCATTGAAGTTTATGGCAAGTCAACATCCGTTCATCGGTTCAGTTTATAACTGTTGTCCTCTGCCAGCCTGCAGCCGTTCACTGATTCCTTGTACACTCACCTGAGGCTCAACCAGAACCGTCAGATCTTAAAAGAATCCCTGAATTTAATCTCCATTTAAGTTTGAATTTAGTTTGGACACTTTGCTCATgaaccaatcagaacagagaACAAACTCACCTGAGGTGGTGACCATCACAATGGAGCTCTTCAGGTAATTGTTGGCAGGAACGTAGAAACAGTGCAGCTCATTGCACATGAAGGTGCCCCTGCGGGCCTGTTTCCTGGCCACATAGACCATGTATCCATACAGAGAACACATGGTGATGATAGGCACCACAATGCCCAACGTCATCCATAGCGACACAGAGAACCTGAAATCAGGCGTGAAGCTCGGCCAGCAGAGGAACCGGGGCTCACTGTAGATATATTTGCCAAAGCCCAGCAGCGGGAGGGCAGCATTCACCACACAGAACACCCAGACCAGGAGCAGCACCGCCCGGCTGCGCCCGGATGTCCAGATGCTGCTATAGCTGAGGGCGAAGCAGATTTCAGTGAACCTGTCCACAGTCACCCAGGTGAGCGAGTGAATGGAGGAAGTCTGcagaaggaggaagatgaaCCCGCTGCCCTGACAGAAGATCCCTGAGCTCAGGTACCTGGAGGCCGGAGACAGGCTGTTATGGGCCCCGAGGGGGATGGTGGCGAGTCCAAGGGCCAGGTCGCTGAGGCTGGAGCTCAGAGTGAGACCCAGGGTGTCGGACCACAGCTCCTTGTTGAGGAAAAGCaccagcaggaggaggaggttccCACAGACAGACGCTGTGCTGGACAGAACCATCAGAGCAGCGTACATTGCCCTCACAGGGTCCACCATCTTCACTGGAGGTCACTGATTATATCACAGAGCAGGAACCACGTACGATGAGCTGAACACAGTCTGACCGGATGTGATCATGTGAACAAAGGTCTGAGTCACGTGATCACAACCAAATTGGCTGCATGGTGGCTGGTAACCTCCAGGGCCAGAGGAAGGGCTGgatacaaacaggaagtgacatcacagaaaaaTTACTGATTTGTCTCATACACACATAATACACCGTTTTGGAGTCGTGAGTGTCCATCACACCTTCACCTGGACACAATGTCGTCTCTCCACCTTTCTGCTGTTCTGGGCTCAGTTTAAATCCAGTTCTTGAAGACCTGGACTCTAACAGAACCTCAGACCTTCTCTGAGTCCAGACAAGATAGAAACTATAAATCCTGCTGAGCTGGTAGAGCGATCTCTTACCACAGTGATGTCATTAACTTTGTGATGAGTCACGGTGACGGAGcctgaacacacagaaaaacacaacattcagGGATCAGCTGAGATTCGAGCTCTGAGTCAGATCCTGGTCCAAGAAAGTCCCCCCACGATCCAGGAGCCGTCAGGGTGTTATCGATCACAGCAAGCAGAGACTCCTCCCACTCAAACTAATCCAGATCTTAACCCTGGTGAAAGAATCCATATCAGTTCACTTCAGTTCTCTGACAAGTCTCACATCctccaaaggtcaaaggttaaaccTGATGATCGAAACAGAATAAGTCAGACTGATCTGAGACCAACAGAGTCTGATCAGCTCTGAGCCTAAGAACGACTGAACCAGGTGTGCCCTTCTGACTCTGAGTGTCTCCAGAGGCTTGTTGTGGTGCACCTGTCAGTCACCTGCTGAGACGATGAtgagaggaaacacacacacagacagttatCTGCTGTAAGTCAACACAATTGAACGTACaatatcctgtgtgtgtgtgtgtgtgtgtgtgtgtgactcaggtAATAACAGGTGCACAGGTgtgtaatcatcatcatcatgcttgCTGCTGTTCAGCCTCAGATTATTGCGGGGTCGGGTAtgaagcagccaatcagagtgcaggactctgaccttcagtctgtttaatgttttatttcagttgcaTGGCTCAGATTCATTCAGATTGCTATAGCAGCTACACAGGTATACAGTTCAACACAACTCAGGTACATACAGGTATAAATAACATATGTTATGAGGGGTGGGGGCGGGAGGaaagacatccatccatccatccatcttccaccacttttccgtttccgtgTCACgggggggtgctgaagccaatcccagccaacgttccgggtcaccagtccatcaaagggccaacacataaagacacacagagaccaacaaccactcacactcagacctacagacaattcagagtcaccagttaacccaaacatgatgtctttggacggagggaggaaacccacgcagacacagggaacatgtaaactccgcacagaaaggacccaggcctggaaccaaacctgcaacctttttaGTatggggcgacagcgctaaccagctgctggaggaaatACAATAAACACGCAAGCAGCGGTATACACAGGTATATTCAGGTTAAACAGGTCTACTCAGGTAAATATGCAGGTGTGCAGGGTGTTTGTGGGGCTAATGATCTTTGGCAGGAAACCTAAAAGCTGATTATTGATCACCAATTCTTCTATGTCGTTTGACAGCACAACGCTCCGATCCCCCAGGGCGGCCGAGGAGCAATCCAGTTCGTCACTCAGTACCAACATTCATCAGGGCAGAGACGGATCAGAGTGACCACGATCGCCAGGAAGTGagccagcacacacagacacacaaagtatACAGACGTTTAATCTGTGATGCTCTGTGATGTCTGAGGCTGGATGGTGTCCTGATACAGAACTTCTCCTGTATTCTGCCCCCCAGCTGGGCAGATGCTCAGACTCAGATTCAGAGCATTGCAGCGTCCTTTGATCAGGAGGCAGCAGCCATCTTGATGGCGAGGTTGGCGGTGTACCGTGCGGAGACTGAGGAGGGACCAGATGTTCTGAGGTGGTTGGACCGACAGCTTATCAGACTGGTATGATAACCGGGATCAGGACTCACATCCGGACTCTGTTTCTCTAGCTGCCTGATCTCTAacatctgtttctcttcagtgtCAGAAATTTGGAGATTATCACAAAGATGATCCGAACTCCTTCAGGTTCTCTGAGACCTTCTCCCTGTACCCTCAGGTGCTGTAGCTAACTCTGTAACtgccaacacaaacagccagactgtgtttatttatgtgttccttcctgtttcctctttgtttcagtTCATGTTCCACCTCAGACGTTCTCCGTTCCTTCAGGTCTTCAACAACAGTCCAGATGAAAGTTCTTATTACAGACATCAGTTCAACAGACAGGACCTGACGCAGGCGCTCATCATGATCCAGCCGGTTCTCTACGCCTACTCCTTCAACGGCCCCCCCGAGGtggaacacgcacacacacgcacacacacacattctttcagTGGCACCAATcacagcagctccttcagtatctgtgtgtgttacagccCGTTCTGTTGGACAGCAGCAGTATCCTGCCGGATCGAATCCTGCTGATGGACACTTTCTTCCAGATCCTGATCTACCATGGAgaggtatacacacacacacgcacgcacacacacacacacacacacacacacacacacacacagactgactcacacacacactaacacaccaTGGCGGTGTCCCAATGCAGACGGTGGCTCAGTGGAGGAAGTCCGGTTATCAGGAAATGCCAGAGTATGAAAACTTCAGACATCTTCTTCAGGCTCCAGTGGACGAtgctcaggagctgctgcacaCTCGCTTCCCTATGCCGAGGTACATCGACACAGAGCACGGAGGCAGccaggtgagacacacacaacagacactgTCCAATACACACTGGCACACTGCGTTTAGTGTCCCTCTGTGTATAAAATGGTGaacctgtaaatatttttgttagACACAGTTCCATCAAGACAGAAGCTGTTAATTGACTGTTAATTTTGTCCAGGCTCGTTTCCTGCTCTCCAAAGTGAACCCCTCACAGACCCACAACAACATGTACACCTGGGGACAGGTAAGGGCAGAGTCTCACTGTGGCAGGCATTCAGGCTCTGTGTGGATGTCACACCTGTTATTGTTTGCAGGAGTCTGGAGCTCCCATCCTGACGGATGACGTCAGCTTGCAGGTCTTCATGGATCACCTGAAGAAGCTGGCTGTCTCCAGTGCTGCCTGAGTTCACCTGTCTCCACCTGTCCCTGCTTGTCCCCACCTGTCCCTACCTGTCCCCACCTCTCTCCGCCTGTCTCCACCTGTCCCCACCTTTTCCTACCTGTTCCAACCCGTCTCCACCTTCCTGCATCATGTTTACTGTTTTTTCTTGCATTGCTGCCTGGTTTTCCATCGTTGCTGTTACATGTCAGCAGCCAATCGGGAGTCTGTGTTCACCTGAACATCCTGTCTGACCCAGACCACAGTGTGATAGGAACCTGGTCTCCGTTGTCGGCTCTGCAGCAACAgttgtgtgtattgttgtgttgaTATTGACACTAAAAACCAGGTGTGtctttttgttcatatttctaATAAAACTGTTGTGTATCACAAATGTGATAGAGTCTCAGTCTCTGTTCTCATGGTCCATCACTTCTTCTTTCCACTGACTCCACTGGCAGACTGGATTCACTTCCTGACTCTGTTGCCATGAGAACGATTCTCCTCCTTGTctcagttgccatggtgatgacTGTCCCCCAGCTGaacaaacagaggaacaaaaagaaGGGAAGTAGACTGATGTCATCAGTAAAATAtggggtcctggtcctggtcttggtctttgTCCTCAATGAGACCTGGACTAGCACCTTCAGCAGGTCCCATCTGCCCTATCTGATGATTTGCCACCTTTTCGTTCCCTTTGGGGCAGTTGCAGGGGTTCTCTGCAGTGGTTTTATACCTCAGTCCCCATCACCAGTCCTGGCCTCTACTTGTTCTGTGTTCAGTGACACCAGTTAGTCTggcttcaacacacacatagtcCATCATTTGTAGCTCCGCCTGCCGTGACCTTTGACTTCCTGTCATTCTTTAAACACTTCCTCGCCAGGATGCATAAGTATCACAGTGACAACAAATCTCCTCCATGTCCACCATTTGTTCAGACACAAATACTggaaggaagtgtgtgtgtgtctggaagaAGTGAGAAATCTGAAATCAAAGCCCCTTTATCAAGATTCACATTTGTTAAGGACTTCTTTTGGACCTGGAGTTTTCTCCTGGAATACCTTGAATGACTTCAATAATATGTTTAAGACCTTAATCTTATGTTATTGATCCTAAACCACAGGGACCCCTGAAACCAGAAGAAGtgtattaatttaatttgtaaaaaatttaTGTATTAATTTggtaaaattattattatttattgtattctGTAAAACTGCTCGACAGCTGTCTCCTTCATGTATACAACCAAACCTTTATCTGATCTTCATctaaaaaacatcaaactcaGAATCCAGTTTGGTCCAAATATCAGAATCTGCCCTTAGCAGTGAAGTTTCCTTTCAGTCTTTTTCTGGAGGAAACCAGCTCACCATATCAAGACTCAACAAACTTCCTGTTCTGGGGGAGGTGGTCAGTCTGTTGGCAGACCCACTCTGGAGGAAAACCAGCAGAAACTGGGAAAGTCAAGACTGAGAGTCAAAACAATTAGGTCCTGGAGCCGAAAGAGCAGAAGGACTTTGTGTTCGTCAAATGGAAGGTAAGATAACTCATTCAATCCAAATTTCTGTCGTTTTCTCATCAGATGGAAACTTGAGGGCACTTCCTCGTGTCCTCCTGAGGACTCTTCCTCACAGTGCTGCAGTTTATCACAACAATCAGACTGATTGAGAATTAATTTCTTGACACACTGTTAGAAAGTCTGCCAGTGCTCAGATTGTTGATAGTTTCCTTTGCTTTTAtaatcaaacttttttttcttgccaacGCGTTCATTTCTGAcagagtgacatcatcatcattaaagaGGAAGGAATCAGAAAACATGGCGCCTTGGTTCAGCTCCTGTTGGATTTACCTTTGGATCTTCATTCTATCTGGAAAAGTGTTCGCTGACGTGGTCCCACCTCAA
Encoded here:
- the sec23a gene encoding protein transport protein Sec23A: MATFPEYIAQNEERDGVRFSWNVWPSSRLEATRMVVPVAALFTLLKERPDLPPIQYEPVLCSRATCRAVLNPLCQVDYRAKLWACNFCYQRNQFPPSYAGISEVNQPAELLPQFSTIEYVVQRGPQMPLVFLYVVDTCMEDEDLQALKESLQMSLSLLPPTALVGLITFGRMVQVHELGCEGISKSYVFRGTKDLNAKQLQEMLGLTKPSAPQGRGPQTAQQPLSNRFLQPVQKIDMNLTDLLGELQRDPWPVTQGKRPLRSLGVAMSIAVGLLECTFPNTGARIMTFIGGPATQGPGMVVGDELKTPIRSWHDIEKDNAKFMKKAIKHYESLANRASTNGHIIDIYACALDQTGLLEMKCCANYTGGYMVMADSFNTSLFKQTFQRVFTKDVQGSFKMAFAATLEVKTSREIKVSGAIGPCVSLNAKGPCVSENEIGTGGTCQWKVCGLDPCTTLALYFEVVNQHNAPIPQGGRGAIQFVTQYQHSSGQRRIRVTTIARNWADAQTQIQSIAASFDQEAAAILMARLAVYRAETEEGPDVLRWLDRQLIRLCQKFGDYHKDDPNSFRFSETFSLYPQFMFHLRRSPFLQVFNNSPDESSYYRHQFNRQDLTQALIMIQPVLYAYSFNGPPEPVLLDSSSILPDRILLMDTFFQILIYHGETVAQWRKSGYQEMPEYENFRHLLQAPVDDAQELLHTRFPMPRYIDTEHGGSQARFLLSKVNPSQTHNNMYTWGQESGAPILTDDVSLQVFMDHLKKLAVSSAA